Proteins from one Shewanella pealeana ATCC 700345 genomic window:
- a CDS encoding TMEM165/GDT1 family protein, with protein MEALLASTFTVAIAEIGDKTQLLALILAARFKNKTAIILGIFLSTLVNHFAAAWLGQWAISWISPEMGRYLVAASFFAIALWVLIPDKVDAEESRFYAMGPFLATFILFFIAEMGDKTQIATVVLSAKYDALAMVVMGTTLGMLIANVPVVIAGHFSAEKLPMNWIHRGCAVLFALLGVATLVF; from the coding sequence TTGGAAGCTCTACTTGCCTCGACGTTTACCGTCGCTATTGCCGAAATTGGCGATAAAACTCAACTACTGGCGCTTATCTTAGCCGCCCGTTTTAAAAATAAGACTGCCATCATACTCGGCATATTCCTATCGACCTTAGTTAACCATTTTGCTGCCGCCTGGCTTGGGCAATGGGCTATCTCTTGGATCAGCCCAGAAATGGGACGCTATCTAGTAGCCGCCTCTTTCTTTGCTATCGCATTGTGGGTGCTTATTCCTGATAAAGTCGATGCCGAAGAGAGCCGTTTCTATGCCATGGGGCCATTCTTAGCCACATTTATTCTATTCTTCATTGCCGAGATGGGCGACAAGACTCAGATAGCCACAGTGGTGCTATCGGCTAAATATGATGCTCTGGCCATGGTGGTGATGGGCACCACCTTAGGCATGTTGATTGCAAACGTCCCTGTAGTCATAGCCGGACACTTTAGCGCCGAAAAGCTGCCGATGAATTGGATCCATCGCGGCTGCGCCGTCTTGTTTGCCCTACTGGGTGTAGCGACCTTGGTTTTTTAA
- a CDS encoding amino acid permease, with protein sequence MNTKILGSVAIVAGTAIGGGMLALPLATASLGTIPALLLLLSIWGVSIYTSLLMLEINLGVGVGLNLHSITGKTLGRVGQILQGGSFLSLLFALTMVYLMGGSSLLESKMKLLGMDMDSQLAVLLFALVFGGFIAVGVGWIDKVSRVLFTTMIGLLVVVVAYLMPEVDMGMMMSNTTEGLVEGRDLTNLWLAAIPIVFTSFGFHVCIATIVRYLDGDAMSLRKVLIIGSTIPLVCYILWLVVTLGTLGGKTVHEFDGSLPLLVTALQGVAESSILKHFIELFANLALVTSFLGVTMSLFDYIAELTRAKESWAGRAQTWLLTFVPPLLCALYYPDGFIKVLGFAAIPLVVIIIFLPIAMALGLRKQNLGGYQVSGGNAALGLAGLAGVAIILAQLWVAL encoded by the coding sequence GTGAACACAAAAATACTTGGCTCAGTAGCCATTGTCGCCGGAACGGCAATTGGTGGTGGCATGTTGGCATTGCCGCTTGCTACAGCTTCATTAGGTACAATCCCTGCACTGCTTTTACTGCTCTCTATCTGGGGAGTCTCTATCTATACCTCCCTATTAATGCTTGAGATTAATCTAGGTGTCGGTGTGGGCCTAAACCTGCATAGCATCACGGGCAAAACTTTAGGTAGGGTTGGACAAATTCTTCAGGGCGGCTCGTTTTTAAGCCTGCTATTCGCGCTCACCATGGTCTATCTGATGGGCGGTTCTTCACTGCTTGAATCTAAGATGAAACTGCTAGGCATGGATATGGACAGCCAGTTAGCGGTACTGCTATTTGCGCTAGTTTTTGGTGGGTTCATTGCTGTGGGCGTCGGCTGGATCGATAAAGTCTCACGGGTGCTGTTTACTACTATGATTGGCCTACTGGTTGTCGTGGTTGCATATTTGATGCCTGAGGTCGACATGGGCATGATGATGAGCAACACCACCGAGGGGTTAGTTGAGGGGCGCGATCTGACTAATCTGTGGCTTGCGGCTATCCCAATTGTGTTTACTTCGTTCGGTTTCCACGTGTGTATCGCCACTATCGTGCGTTACCTAGATGGCGATGCCATGTCACTGCGTAAGGTATTGATTATCGGCTCTACCATTCCGCTAGTCTGTTATATCCTCTGGCTTGTCGTGACCTTAGGCACTCTAGGTGGCAAAACGGTTCATGAGTTTGATGGTTCACTGCCACTGCTAGTGACAGCGCTGCAAGGCGTTGCAGAGTCTTCAATTTTGAAGCACTTTATTGAGTTATTCGCCAATCTTGCGCTAGTAACCTCGTTCCTTGGCGTGACCATGAGCCTGTTCGATTATATCGCTGAGTTGACTCGCGCCAAAGAGAGCTGGGCTGGCCGTGCACAAACTTGGTTACTGACCTTTGTGCCACCACTATTGTGCGCACTTTACTACCCAGATGGTTTTATTAAGGTGCTTGGTTTTGCTGCGATTCCGTTGGTGGTGATTATTATCTTTCTGCCGATTGCGATGGCGCTGGGACTACGTAAGCAAAACTTAGGTGGCTATCAGGTCAGTGGTGGTAATGCTGCACTAGGCTTAGCTGGTCTAGCTGGTGTTGCCATTATCTTGGCTCAGCTATGGGTGGCACTATAA
- a CDS encoding S46 family peptidase has product MKKWLLTAAMATSFGALADEGMWQPYQLPAMADELKAKGLEIDVNSISKLTEFPMNAVISLGGCTASFVSPKGLVVTNHHCAYGSIQYNSTPEKNLLNDGFLAKSFAEELPATPGSRVYVTESVVDVTAKVKNGLENKKGNEFYKGVEQKEKGLVAECEQEDGYRCKVYSFHGGLEYYLVKQLEIRDVRLVYNPAASVGKYGGDVDNWMWPRHTGDYSFYRAYVSKDGKPADFSKDNVPFEPKSFLKVSAKGVSEGDFVMVAGYPGRTNRYRTANEVENQFEWSYPEGKILRERLIEIIKETAPEGSDERIKYESSIAGLANYAKNFTSMIEFYGKSTMLDDRKALEQKLANWINADSKRQAKYGETLAKLNKLIAKGQQDQERDLLLGYMGYSTMMSTANRLYRLANEKALPDMEREPGFQDRDMTRFTSGMERIERRYAASVDKAMLLDLMTRYAALPKEQRLPAFDKAFGITNNFDAAKLSKTLDKMYANTTLSDKEARLAWMDKSVAEFKKSKDPFIQYAVATYDERMKRENAKKQLAGDLMKVRPVYMDAIIAYNREQGKPVYADANSSLRVTVGHVKGYSPEDGLYAEPFTRLEGILAKDTGVEPFDAPAKQLELIANKQYGDYYVKSLDSVPVNFLSTLDTTGGNSGSPTLNGRAELVGLLFDGVYESIIGDWGYDTETNRSIQVDSRYMLWVMKYLDNADNLLEEMEIVH; this is encoded by the coding sequence ATGAAGAAATGGCTTTTGACAGCGGCTATGGCGACCTCTTTTGGCGCTCTAGCAGACGAAGGTATGTGGCAGCCTTATCAACTTCCTGCCATGGCAGATGAACTTAAGGCAAAAGGGTTAGAAATTGATGTTAACTCGATTTCGAAACTGACCGAATTCCCAATGAACGCCGTGATCAGCCTTGGTGGCTGTACAGCATCGTTCGTATCTCCAAAAGGCCTAGTCGTGACTAATCATCACTGCGCCTACGGCTCTATCCAGTACAACTCAACTCCCGAAAAAAACCTACTGAATGACGGCTTCCTTGCTAAGTCATTTGCTGAAGAATTGCCAGCAACCCCAGGCTCGCGGGTATATGTAACTGAAAGCGTTGTTGACGTGACCGCCAAGGTTAAAAATGGCCTTGAAAACAAGAAAGGTAACGAGTTTTATAAGGGCGTTGAGCAGAAAGAAAAAGGCCTAGTGGCGGAGTGTGAGCAAGAAGATGGCTATCGCTGTAAGGTATACAGCTTCCACGGAGGTCTTGAGTATTACCTCGTTAAGCAGCTAGAAATTCGCGACGTACGCTTGGTATATAACCCAGCAGCTAGCGTAGGTAAGTACGGCGGCGATGTCGATAACTGGATGTGGCCACGTCACACCGGTGACTACTCTTTCTATCGCGCCTATGTATCGAAAGATGGTAAGCCAGCAGATTTCAGCAAAGACAATGTGCCATTCGAGCCAAAGAGCTTCCTGAAGGTATCGGCAAAAGGGGTCAGTGAAGGTGATTTCGTGATGGTCGCCGGTTATCCGGGTCGCACCAACCGTTACCGCACCGCCAACGAAGTGGAAAACCAATTTGAGTGGTCGTATCCTGAAGGCAAGATCTTACGTGAGCGCTTAATCGAGATCATTAAAGAGACCGCACCAGAAGGCAGCGATGAGCGCATCAAGTATGAAAGCTCAATTGCAGGTCTTGCTAACTATGCTAAGAACTTCACCTCTATGATCGAGTTCTATGGCAAATCGACCATGCTTGATGACCGTAAGGCTCTAGAGCAGAAGTTAGCGAACTGGATTAATGCCGATAGTAAGCGTCAAGCTAAATACGGTGAGACTCTAGCTAAGTTAAATAAGCTAATTGCAAAAGGCCAGCAAGATCAAGAGCGCGATCTGCTGCTAGGCTACATGGGTTACAGCACCATGATGAGCACTGCTAACCGTTTATATCGTTTAGCCAATGAAAAAGCCCTGCCAGATATGGAGCGAGAGCCTGGTTTCCAAGATCGTGATATGACCCGCTTTACTTCAGGCATGGAGCGTATTGAGCGCCGTTATGCTGCGAGTGTTGATAAAGCCATGCTGTTAGATCTTATGACTCGTTACGCAGCGCTACCAAAAGAGCAGCGCTTACCCGCGTTTGATAAAGCCTTTGGCATCACTAACAACTTCGATGCGGCTAAACTCAGCAAGACCCTTGATAAGATGTATGCCAATACGACGCTTTCAGATAAAGAGGCGCGTTTAGCTTGGATGGACAAGTCAGTTGCCGAGTTCAAAAAGTCAAAAGACCCATTCATCCAGTATGCAGTCGCAACTTATGACGAGCGTATGAAGCGTGAGAATGCTAAAAAGCAACTTGCTGGTGACTTAATGAAGGTTCGTCCTGTGTATATGGACGCCATCATCGCTTACAACCGCGAGCAAGGTAAGCCTGTTTACGCCGACGCCAACTCAAGCCTACGTGTGACAGTGGGTCATGTGAAAGGTTACTCGCCTGAAGATGGTCTATACGCTGAGCCGTTTACGCGTCTAGAAGGCATCTTGGCGAAAGACACAGGTGTAGAGCCATTCGATGCACCAGCTAAGCAGCTAGAGCTTATCGCTAATAAGCAGTACGGTGATTACTATGTGAAGTCGCTAGATTCTGTGCCAGTTAACTTCCTATCGACGCTTGATACCACAGGTGGTAATTCAGGTTCACCAACCTTGAATGGCCGCGCCGAACTTGTGGGTCTGCTGTTTGACGGTGTGTACGAGAGTATCATCGGTGACTGGGGTTACGATACCGAGACTAACCGTTCTATCCAGGTGGATAGCCGTTATATGCTTTGGGTTATGAAGTATCTAGATAATGCCGATAACCTTCTAGAAGAAATGGAAATTGTGCATTAA
- a CDS encoding LpxL/LpxP family Kdo(2)-lipid IV(A) lauroyl/palmitoleoyl acyltransferase, with translation MVEKAQFSSHLYHPKYWLLWLGVAFMRLTQLLPLPVQMKIGAAIGRLGMKLVGKRVKTAKRNLELCFPKMSENEMQHLLTQNFEQTGKAIFDTANAWWWSDEKIQQHMSIKGKEYVEQTLESGQGVILFAVHCLPLEMGARIFGQFQPGVGVYRPHNNPVMEYLQVKGRLRSNKALVPKRDLRQMVRSLREPNVIWYTADQDFGRSSATFIPFFNVAEAATITGATTLAKLGKAKVLPFFVERNSDDTGYNIEIQPALDNFPGENEIEDAKRGNKIIESIISRNMSQYMWLHRRFKTRPNKGDASLYK, from the coding sequence GTGGTAGAAAAAGCTCAATTTTCATCTCACCTTTATCATCCCAAGTACTGGCTCTTATGGTTAGGCGTGGCTTTTATGCGGTTAACTCAACTGTTACCACTGCCAGTCCAAATGAAGATAGGCGCCGCGATTGGCCGTTTAGGCATGAAGCTAGTAGGCAAACGAGTTAAGACCGCCAAACGTAATCTAGAGCTGTGTTTTCCGAAAATGTCTGAAAATGAGATGCAGCATCTGCTCACGCAAAACTTCGAGCAAACCGGTAAAGCCATCTTCGACACGGCCAACGCCTGGTGGTGGTCTGATGAAAAAATCCAGCAGCACATGAGCATTAAAGGCAAAGAGTATGTTGAACAGACTCTAGAGAGTGGCCAAGGTGTGATTTTGTTTGCGGTGCACTGCCTGCCCCTTGAGATGGGAGCCCGAATTTTCGGACAGTTCCAACCCGGTGTTGGAGTGTATCGCCCCCACAATAACCCCGTGATGGAGTACCTACAGGTTAAAGGTCGCCTGCGTTCCAACAAGGCCTTAGTGCCAAAACGCGATCTACGCCAGATGGTACGCAGTCTGCGCGAGCCTAATGTGATCTGGTACACCGCCGACCAAGATTTTGGCCGCTCAAGCGCCACCTTCATCCCTTTCTTCAATGTTGCCGAAGCCGCGACTATCACCGGTGCCACCACCCTCGCCAAGTTAGGCAAAGCCAAAGTGTTACCTTTCTTCGTCGAACGTAATAGTGATGACACCGGCTACAATATTGAGATCCAACCGGCTTTGGATAATTTCCCTGGCGAGAATGAAATTGAAGATGCCAAGCGCGGAAATAAGATCATTGAATCTATTATTAGCCGCAATATGTCGCAGTATATGTGGTTACATAGACGGTTTAAGACACGTCCGAATAAAGGCGATGCTTCGTTGTATAAATAG
- the hldE gene encoding bifunctional D-glycero-beta-D-manno-heptose-7-phosphate kinase/D-glycero-beta-D-manno-heptose 1-phosphate adenylyltransferase HldE, with translation MKISLPAFEKAKVLVVGDVMLDRYWAGPTARISPEAPVPVVKVEQLEDRPGGAANVAINIATLGGSASLAGIVGVDETADALTVGVRALGVEPNWHKVADKPTITKLRVMSRNQQLLRLDFEESYSQAESDALLAQSLSELDKVDVAVLSDYAKGALISPQSFIEAANAKGVKVLVDPKGSDFSKYRGAYLLTPNMSEFEVVVGKVESEADLVAKAQGLLQAFDLTAMLVTRSEKGMTLITKDQPELHIPTVAREVYDVTGAGDTVISALATAIAAGSDLPQACAIANTAAGIVVAKLGTSTVTRLELIEALSLSHGESGFGAVSEDQLAYALEQAKLRGERVVMTNGCFDILHAGHVSYLQQARALGDRLIVAVNTDASVKRLKGEGRPVNSEDRRMTVLAALASVDWVVPFSEDTPQRIISRLLPDLLVKGGDYKVEDIAGGSEVMAAGGQVKVLGFEDGISTTAIIQNIMANQ, from the coding sequence ATGAAGATTTCTCTGCCAGCATTTGAAAAAGCCAAGGTTCTCGTTGTCGGTGACGTGATGTTAGATCGCTATTGGGCAGGGCCTACAGCGCGGATCTCACCTGAAGCGCCTGTACCCGTTGTTAAAGTTGAGCAACTTGAAGACAGACCCGGCGGCGCAGCGAACGTGGCGATCAATATCGCGACCTTAGGTGGCAGCGCAAGCCTTGCTGGCATCGTTGGTGTAGATGAAACCGCCGATGCATTAACTGTGGGGGTGCGTGCCTTAGGTGTTGAGCCTAACTGGCACAAGGTGGCCGATAAGCCAACCATCACTAAGTTACGCGTCATGTCTCGCAATCAACAGTTATTAAGACTCGACTTTGAAGAGAGCTACTCTCAAGCAGAGAGCGATGCGCTGTTAGCACAAAGTTTATCTGAGCTAGATAAGGTCGATGTGGCGGTGTTGTCTGACTATGCCAAGGGCGCCTTGATTTCACCACAAAGCTTTATTGAAGCGGCTAACGCTAAAGGCGTTAAAGTGCTGGTGGATCCTAAGGGGAGCGATTTTTCAAAGTATCGCGGCGCGTACCTGCTAACGCCAAATATGAGTGAGTTTGAGGTCGTGGTCGGTAAAGTGGAATCCGAAGCCGATTTAGTGGCTAAGGCGCAAGGTCTGTTACAAGCCTTCGATCTAACCGCCATGCTAGTGACTCGCTCTGAAAAGGGCATGACGCTAATCACTAAAGATCAACCTGAGCTGCACATTCCTACCGTTGCTCGCGAAGTCTACGATGTTACTGGCGCCGGTGACACGGTTATTTCTGCGCTGGCTACGGCAATCGCTGCTGGTAGCGACTTGCCACAGGCTTGTGCGATTGCCAATACGGCTGCGGGCATTGTGGTGGCTAAGCTTGGCACATCGACAGTGACACGTCTTGAGCTGATTGAAGCGCTATCTCTAAGCCATGGTGAGTCAGGTTTTGGCGCGGTCAGTGAAGATCAATTGGCTTATGCCCTTGAGCAGGCAAAGCTACGGGGTGAACGTGTGGTGATGACCAATGGCTGCTTTGATATCTTGCATGCTGGGCATGTGAGTTACCTGCAGCAGGCTCGCGCTTTAGGCGATCGGTTAATTGTGGCGGTTAATACAGACGCTTCGGTTAAGCGCCTGAAAGGTGAAGGTCGCCCGGTTAACAGCGAAGATAGACGTATGACGGTATTGGCAGCGCTTGCATCTGTCGATTGGGTGGTACCGTTTAGCGAGGATACGCCGCAGCGCATCATCTCGCGCCTACTGCCAGATTTGTTGGTGAAAGGTGGCGATTATAAGGTGGAAGATATCGCTGGTGGCAGTGAGGTAATGGCAGCTGGTGGTCAGGTTAAAGTCTTAGGCTTTGAAGATGGCATCTCAACCACGGCCATTATCCAAAACATCATGGCTAACCAGTAG
- a CDS encoding TetR family transcriptional regulator, protein MAKRSKIQTEQTVQQILDEAMKQILDIGYEAMSYSTLSQATGISRTGISHHFPYKVDFLKQLDSRIGNLFIDRLDFSCIQSLQNSWKASLKQPYFIAIIRLYFSICGSQQVNVNRYKAITLASEKALSELGEQGRLLVNALVGQSALLLCNQPAESR, encoded by the coding sequence ATGGCCAAGCGTTCTAAAATCCAAACCGAGCAGACAGTGCAGCAGATCCTCGATGAGGCGATGAAGCAGATCTTAGACATAGGCTATGAAGCCATGTCTTACTCGACACTCTCCCAAGCAACAGGCATTAGCCGTACAGGGATCAGCCACCATTTCCCCTATAAAGTCGATTTTCTTAAACAGCTAGACAGTCGTATCGGCAACCTGTTTATCGACCGTCTCGATTTCTCCTGCATTCAGTCACTGCAAAACTCTTGGAAGGCCTCCTTAAAACAGCCATACTTTATCGCCATCATCCGGCTGTATTTTTCCATTTGTGGATCCCAGCAGGTTAATGTTAACCGCTACAAAGCCATCACCTTAGCGAGTGAAAAGGCACTGAGTGAGCTCGGTGAGCAGGGGCGTTTATTAGTCAATGCCTTAGTGGGGCAGAGCGCTCTACTCCTATGTAATCAGCCAGCCGAGAGTCGTTAA
- a CDS encoding MipA/OmpV family protein, which produces MTLKLLSTLSLSLALLAPFSALQAADSNEPETKMPPPPVQLGEESSQEQNEQADVQWSDNWGIGIGMRRGDIPYATEEDEVYDTLPLIYFENDYFYINGMEAAGHIWKNDNHQINLYTRFRFVDIPKELQNESQSQAFDFGLQYRFVKDEWDFDLAFLSDSNKRSYGYSRTQYNWESGDWKVKPYAEFQWKSADFNDYYYGLEQYEVGGGVGFNAGVKARYHVYSNLYLLGQFGVGRLEDDVYDLPTINNRFQYESFLGFGFFPEPNSKKYSAQPAPTKRKEGSEYLRIAHGWATPSNLNAILKWQTKTDPYNNQMTSAFYGTQLTDSLFNFPIDLYLTPGLVWHHSSEVQDNLAEAVIAVKAFYTFELGPRFRLGVAEGLSYVSNVTHIEGSELADKDYKPSKLLNYLDFSLDVNVGDVFNSAKFDNMWFGYSIHHRSGIFESSSAFGRISGGSNYQTVYLQWHF; this is translated from the coding sequence ATGACTCTAAAATTGCTTTCGACACTGTCTCTTAGCCTTGCCTTGCTCGCTCCATTTTCAGCTCTGCAAGCTGCAGACAGCAATGAGCCAGAAACCAAGATGCCACCACCTCCCGTGCAGCTAGGCGAGGAGTCCAGCCAAGAGCAGAATGAGCAAGCAGATGTCCAATGGAGTGATAATTGGGGCATAGGCATTGGTATGCGCCGCGGCGATATCCCCTACGCCACAGAAGAGGATGAAGTCTATGACACTCTGCCACTGATCTATTTTGAGAATGACTATTTCTATATCAATGGCATGGAAGCGGCGGGTCATATCTGGAAAAACGATAATCATCAGATAAACCTATACACCCGCTTTCGTTTTGTCGATATCCCCAAGGAGTTACAGAACGAGTCCCAATCTCAAGCCTTCGATTTTGGTCTGCAGTACCGCTTCGTTAAAGATGAATGGGACTTTGACTTAGCCTTTCTATCTGACTCAAACAAACGCAGTTATGGTTACAGTCGCACCCAATACAATTGGGAGTCTGGTGACTGGAAAGTTAAACCTTACGCCGAGTTTCAATGGAAGAGTGCCGACTTTAATGACTATTACTATGGTTTAGAGCAGTATGAAGTCGGTGGCGGCGTTGGCTTTAATGCAGGCGTCAAGGCGCGCTACCATGTGTACAGTAACTTGTATCTGCTGGGGCAGTTCGGTGTGGGTCGCCTCGAAGATGATGTCTACGACTTGCCAACCATCAACAACCGTTTTCAGTATGAGTCGTTCCTCGGCTTCGGCTTCTTCCCCGAGCCTAATAGCAAGAAGTATTCGGCGCAGCCTGCCCCCACTAAACGCAAAGAAGGCAGCGAATATCTGCGTATTGCCCACGGCTGGGCAACGCCGTCGAACCTAAATGCCATCCTAAAGTGGCAGACCAAGACTGACCCTTACAATAACCAGATGACATCAGCATTTTACGGTACTCAGCTTACCGATAGTTTATTCAATTTTCCTATCGATCTGTACCTGACTCCGGGTCTGGTTTGGCACCATAGTTCAGAGGTGCAAGATAATCTTGCCGAGGCGGTGATTGCGGTTAAGGCCTTCTATACCTTCGAGCTTGGGCCGCGCTTTAGACTCGGTGTGGCTGAAGGTCTTTCTTATGTCAGTAACGTCACTCATATCGAAGGTAGCGAGCTTGCCGATAAGGACTACAAGCCCTCTAAACTGCTTAACTACTTAGATTTCTCTCTCGACGTTAACGTAGGCGATGTCTTTAACTCGGCCAAATTTGATAACATGTGGTTTGGTTATAGCATTCATCACAGATCGGGGATCTTCGAGTCTAGCTCCGCCTTTGGCCGTATTAGCGGCGGCAGTAACTATCAAACGGTTTACCTGCAATGGCACTTCTAA
- a CDS encoding NAD(P)(+) transhydrogenase (Re/Si-specific) subunit beta, with protein sequence MSTTIIYLAYLVAASLFILGIKGLTKPRTAVRGNQLSALGMFIAVVVTLFDQSILSYEWIIAGVLLGGAIGAVMATKIQVTSMPQMVAMLNGFGGGASLFIALANFIDPQSATHTVALVSITATVIIGAVTLSGSFIAFAKLQELISGNPIKVPGNKLLNALLLISAIGLAIAIVMDPSNINLIYALVAVSLVLGLLLVVPIGGADMPVVIALLNSYSGIAAATTGFITGNTVLIVSGSLVGASGIILTQIMCKAMNRSLFNVLFGVMAEGGETIDADEVYAGKVTSSSPEEVAMLLETAERVVIVPGYGLAMAQAQHAVRELASVMEARGTQVLYAIHPVAGRMPGHMNVLLAEAEVPYEQLIEMDEINPQFEQTDVAIVIGANDVTNPMAREDKGSPIYGMPILNVDKAKTVVVVKRSLSPGFAGLPNPLFAMDNALMLFGDGKKAIVELTQSLKEAD encoded by the coding sequence ATGAGTACGACGATTATTTACCTCGCCTACTTGGTGGCTGCGAGCTTATTTATTCTAGGTATTAAAGGGCTGACTAAGCCGCGTACTGCCGTTCGAGGCAACCAGCTTTCCGCGCTAGGTATGTTCATCGCAGTAGTTGTGACCTTGTTTGACCAAAGTATTCTCAGCTATGAGTGGATTATTGCAGGTGTGCTGCTTGGTGGCGCCATTGGTGCAGTGATGGCAACTAAGATCCAAGTCACCTCTATGCCGCAAATGGTCGCCATGCTAAACGGCTTCGGTGGCGGCGCTTCACTATTTATCGCACTGGCTAACTTTATCGACCCGCAATCGGCGACTCATACCGTTGCATTGGTTTCGATTACAGCCACTGTGATTATTGGTGCCGTGACCCTGTCTGGTTCGTTTATCGCTTTCGCTAAACTGCAAGAGCTGATCTCGGGTAACCCAATTAAGGTGCCGGGTAACAAGTTACTTAATGCGCTACTGCTTATCTCAGCAATCGGCCTTGCTATCGCCATCGTGATGGATCCTAGCAATATCAATCTGATCTACGCCTTAGTGGCAGTATCTCTAGTGCTAGGCTTACTACTAGTAGTACCAATCGGCGGTGCCGATATGCCAGTGGTAATTGCCCTGCTTAACTCGTATTCGGGTATTGCGGCGGCCACAACTGGTTTCATCACAGGTAACACGGTACTGATTGTGTCGGGTTCACTCGTTGGTGCATCGGGTATTATCCTGACGCAAATCATGTGTAAAGCGATGAACCGTTCACTGTTTAACGTGCTATTTGGCGTGATGGCTGAAGGCGGCGAAACAATTGATGCTGATGAAGTTTATGCTGGTAAGGTGACCTCATCGTCACCTGAAGAAGTGGCCATGCTACTTGAGACTGCCGAGCGTGTAGTGATTGTTCCAGGTTATGGTTTAGCCATGGCGCAGGCGCAGCATGCAGTACGTGAACTGGCATCAGTGATGGAAGCTCGTGGCACACAGGTACTCTATGCGATTCACCCTGTTGCCGGTCGTATGCCTGGCCACATGAACGTGTTATTAGCCGAGGCGGAAGTCCCATACGAGCAGTTGATTGAGATGGATGAGATCAACCCACAGTTTGAGCAGACTGACGTAGCTATCGTTATTGGTGCCAATGACGTGACCAACCCAATGGCTCGTGAAGACAAAGGTAGCCCAATCTACGGCATGCCAATTCTTAACGTCGATAAAGCAAAAACCGTGGTTGTGGTTAAGCGTTCATTGAGCCCAGGCTTTGCGGGTTTACCTAACCCACTGTTCGCTATGGATAACGCATTGATGTTATTTGGCGACGGTAAAAAAGCGATTGTTGAGCTAACCCAGAGCTTAAAAGAGGCCGATTAA
- a CDS encoding NAD(P) transhydrogenase subunit alpha: protein MEILLLLTLFVVAVFLGVEMITKVPPTLHTPLMSGSNAISGISLVGALLSAGSGAGIWVNVLGFIAVVLATINVVGGYMVTNRMLAMFKRK from the coding sequence ATGGAAATTTTACTATTACTGACCCTGTTCGTGGTCGCGGTATTCTTAGGCGTCGAGATGATCACTAAGGTACCCCCAACGCTACATACACCACTGATGTCAGGCTCCAATGCGATCTCAGGGATCTCGCTTGTGGGCGCGCTGTTATCAGCGGGTTCTGGCGCAGGTATTTGGGTCAACGTATTAGGCTTTATTGCCGTGGTACTTGCCACTATCAACGTTGTGGGCGGTTACATGGTAACCAACCGCATGCTAGCCATGTTTAAAAGGAAATAA